In Terriglobus sp. TAA 43, a single window of DNA contains:
- a CDS encoding LacI family DNA-binding transcriptional regulator has product MVKNGNPGTGGVTLQAVAEAAGVTIATASRSLNDAYGVHPETKARVQRIAEQLHYKPNRFARGLVTGRSDMVGLIVSDIRNSYFAEVARGVEDAALESGRDVMLCNSDLNAERQMKSVNSLLDKRAEAIIMNSVATLSREDQQKIAAAGVPIVLLNRPGRDTTFSTVNADNDKGGRLAAECLLRNGHRKVINLTGPKKHANLSRRSTAFVKAMEAQRGARVNTIHTLNTMQGGYEAAIEIFRNLNGETAIATGNDAMAFGVMRAAIEAGVRIPRDISLIGFDDVELSAMTFPPLTTVRQPKYEVGRAAVEIVQQLLSSGSKAPIHRVVDVELVERSSVAKLTK; this is encoded by the coding sequence ATGGTGAAGAACGGAAATCCGGGAACAGGCGGCGTGACACTGCAGGCGGTGGCAGAGGCCGCAGGCGTCACCATTGCAACCGCATCGCGCTCCCTGAACGATGCCTACGGCGTGCACCCGGAAACCAAGGCGCGCGTGCAGCGCATTGCGGAACAACTGCACTACAAGCCCAACCGCTTTGCGCGCGGACTGGTAACGGGTCGGTCAGACATGGTGGGCCTCATCGTCAGCGATATCCGTAATTCCTACTTCGCGGAAGTGGCGCGTGGTGTGGAAGATGCCGCGCTGGAATCCGGCCGCGATGTAATGCTGTGCAACAGCGACCTGAACGCAGAGCGCCAGATGAAGTCTGTGAACTCGCTGCTGGATAAGCGTGCGGAGGCCATCATCATGAACTCCGTCGCAACGCTTTCGCGCGAAGATCAGCAGAAGATTGCCGCAGCGGGCGTGCCGATTGTGTTGCTGAATCGTCCTGGGCGCGACACCACGTTCTCGACCGTGAACGCGGATAACGACAAGGGCGGACGACTAGCTGCAGAATGCCTTCTGCGCAACGGCCATCGCAAGGTAATCAACCTCACCGGCCCTAAGAAACATGCCAACCTGTCACGCCGCTCCACCGCATTTGTGAAGGCTATGGAAGCGCAGCGTGGCGCGCGTGTGAACACCATCCACACCCTCAACACCATGCAGGGTGGCTACGAAGCGGCGATTGAAATCTTCCGCAATCTCAACGGCGAAACCGCCATTGCCACCGGCAACGATGCCATGGCATTTGGCGTAATGCGTGCCGCGATCGAAGCAGGCGTACGTATCCCACGCGATATCTCACTCATCGGCTTTGACGATGTGGAGCTGTCCGCCATGACCTTCCCGCCGCTCACCACAGTTCGCCAGCCGAAGTATGAAGTCGGCCGCGCAGCGGTTGAGATTGTGCAGCAGCTACTCAGCAGTGGCTCGAAGGCCCCCATCCATCGCGTAGTGGATGTAGAGCTGGTGGAACGTTCATCGGTTGCAAAACTCACCAAGTAA
- the tgt gene encoding tRNA guanosine(34) transglycosylase Tgt: MSLRFEIHRTENSMRRATLHLPHGSVETPVFMPVGTAASVKAVPQDTLETLGDDGRGAEIILANTYHLYLRPGHELIRNAGGVHKFMSWNRPMLTDSGGFQVFSLAALRKITSEGVEFRSHLDGSKHFFSPEHSIDVQIALGADIIMAFDECTEHPATYERTRDSMALTHAWAQRSLDHFHSHCQNVPWFNELGQRQNLYGIVQGGMYKDLRTESANRLLEMRAPNGEGFDGYAIGGLAVGEPREITREIIAHTLELLPKDKPRYVMGVGYPDEIVEYAQMGVDQMDCVLPTRAARHALLFTSEGRLNIRGKKFSEDHGPADPECHCPVCRRYSRAYLRHLFHTGEPLAATLGSVHNLSFYLDTMRKLRGERIAR; encoded by the coding sequence ATGTCTCTTCGTTTTGAAATCCATCGCACGGAAAACTCCATGCGCCGCGCCACGCTGCACCTTCCCCACGGCAGCGTGGAAACCCCTGTCTTCATGCCTGTGGGCACAGCAGCGTCAGTAAAAGCAGTGCCACAGGACACTCTGGAAACCCTGGGCGACGATGGCCGCGGTGCCGAAATCATTCTGGCAAACACCTATCACCTGTATCTGCGCCCAGGCCACGAGCTGATTCGCAACGCGGGCGGTGTGCACAAGTTCATGAGCTGGAATCGCCCCATGCTGACAGACAGCGGCGGATTCCAGGTCTTTTCGCTCGCCGCGTTACGCAAGATCACCTCCGAAGGTGTGGAGTTCCGCTCGCACCTGGATGGTTCCAAACATTTCTTCTCACCGGAACACTCCATTGATGTGCAGATTGCGCTGGGCGCGGACATCATCATGGCCTTCGATGAGTGCACAGAACACCCCGCCACATACGAACGCACCCGCGACAGCATGGCGCTAACGCATGCATGGGCGCAACGCTCGCTGGATCACTTTCATTCGCATTGCCAGAACGTTCCATGGTTCAACGAACTGGGCCAGCGGCAAAACCTCTACGGAATTGTGCAGGGTGGCATGTACAAAGACCTGCGCACGGAAAGCGCGAATCGCCTGCTGGAGATGCGCGCGCCCAACGGCGAAGGTTTCGATGGCTACGCTATTGGCGGTCTTGCTGTAGGCGAACCGCGTGAAATCACCCGCGAGATCATTGCTCATACGCTGGAACTGCTACCCAAGGACAAGCCGCGTTATGTGATGGGCGTGGGCTATCCCGACGAGATTGTGGAATACGCTCAGATGGGCGTGGACCAGATGGATTGCGTGCTGCCCACACGCGCCGCGCGCCATGCCCTGCTGTTCACAAGCGAAGGGCGCTTGAACATTCGTGGGAAGAAATTCAGTGAAGATCACGGCCCCGCAGACCCTGAGTGCCATTGCCCGGTTTGCCGTCGTTATTCGCGAGCCTATCTCCGCCACCTGTTCCACACGGGCGAACCGTTGGCTGCAACGCTGGGCTCCGTGCACAACCTGTCGTTTTATTTAGACACGATGAGAAAACTTCGCGGGGAACGGATTGCCAGGTAG
- a CDS encoding SDR family NAD(P)-dependent oxidoreductase → MGKLSGKVALVTGASKGIGAAIAEDLAANGASVVVNYASSKAGADAVVERITKAGGKAIAVGANVAKPEEIGKLIDETVKAYGKIDVLVNNAGIFDPAPLEAITVEHYRSHFDLNVLGLLLTTQAAVPHFPAEGGSIVNISSVVATLAPAALSVYSATKGAVDTITLSLSKELGPKNIRVNSVSPGMVVTEGAVSKGFIGSPFEAKAVEETPLGRVGQPNDIASATTFFATDDARWVTGQIVKVSGGAR, encoded by the coding sequence ATGGGTAAGCTCAGCGGAAAAGTTGCATTGGTAACCGGCGCATCCAAGGGAATTGGCGCGGCTATCGCAGAAGATTTGGCAGCAAATGGTGCCTCGGTCGTCGTGAACTACGCTTCGTCGAAGGCTGGCGCGGACGCCGTGGTGGAACGCATCACCAAGGCTGGCGGCAAGGCAATCGCAGTAGGTGCGAACGTTGCCAAGCCGGAAGAGATCGGCAAGCTGATCGATGAAACGGTAAAGGCGTACGGCAAGATCGATGTGCTGGTGAACAACGCCGGTATCTTTGATCCCGCTCCCCTGGAAGCCATCACCGTAGAACACTATCGCAGCCATTTTGATCTGAACGTGCTCGGCCTTCTGCTCACCACGCAGGCCGCCGTGCCGCACTTTCCGGCCGAAGGCGGATCGATCGTCAACATCAGCTCGGTTGTGGCCACGCTGGCACCTGCCGCGCTGTCTGTCTACAGCGCAACCAAGGGCGCAGTAGACACCATCACGCTGTCGCTCTCGAAGGAACTGGGACCGAAGAATATCCGCGTGAACAGCGTCAGCCCGGGTATGGTCGTGACCGAAGGCGCCGTCAGCAAGGGCTTCATCGGCAGCCCGTTTGAAGCCAAGGCAGTGGAAGAGACGCCGCTTGGCCGTGTGGGCCAGCCGAATGATATCGCCTCAGCCACCACCTTCTTCGCCACAGACGATGCACGCTGGGTAACCGGCCAGATCGTTAAGGTCTCCGGCGGCGCACGCTAA
- a CDS encoding SDR family oxidoreductase, which produces MAESLQGKVVLVVGASSGIGRATAELAAREGAVVVAVARREDRLIAMKQQLASDGVTLHTRKADVTQLEEMQAMVEDVEKTVGSIAIAVYASGTNTPERAMKVMPPAVWNEVLDVNLTGAFHLAHVVLPGMRNAGAGHIVFVSSTAGAIADLSGAAYQASKRGVLGLAHAIRLEERMNGIRTCCIMPGLTNTELVEKRPEKLSADTLEKALQPRDVAETIVHVMKTPAHVTITELLMVPSQA; this is translated from the coding sequence ATGGCGGAGTCGCTTCAGGGAAAAGTGGTGCTGGTGGTGGGAGCTTCCAGCGGTATTGGGCGGGCCACCGCGGAACTTGCCGCACGCGAGGGCGCAGTGGTGGTGGCCGTGGCACGGCGTGAAGACAGGCTGATTGCCATGAAGCAGCAGCTTGCTTCAGATGGGGTCACACTGCACACGCGCAAAGCCGATGTCACGCAGTTGGAAGAGATGCAGGCGATGGTTGAGGACGTTGAGAAGACCGTCGGGAGCATTGCGATTGCGGTGTATGCAAGCGGCACCAATACGCCGGAGCGTGCCATGAAAGTGATGCCGCCTGCGGTGTGGAATGAAGTTTTAGACGTCAACCTGACCGGCGCATTCCACTTGGCGCACGTCGTGCTGCCGGGCATGCGTAACGCGGGTGCTGGCCATATCGTGTTCGTCTCGTCGACCGCCGGAGCCATTGCCGATCTTTCTGGAGCGGCGTATCAGGCGTCGAAGCGCGGTGTTCTGGGGCTGGCTCATGCTATCCGGCTTGAGGAGCGCATGAACGGCATTCGCACGTGCTGCATCATGCCGGGGCTGACGAATACAGAGCTGGTGGAGAAGCGGCCAGAAAAGCTGTCTGCGGACACACTGGAAAAAGCATTGCAGCCGAGGGATGTGGCGGAGACGATTGTCCACGTGATGAAGACGCCTGCTCATGTCACCATCACGGAATTGTTGATGGTTCCATCGCAGGCGTAG
- the folK gene encoding 2-amino-4-hydroxy-6-hydroxymethyldihydropteridine diphosphokinase, with the protein MPLAAIALGSNLGDRKATLADAVHSLASVGRVIAVSPWIETEPAGYTDQPEFVNGATLIETELPPELVLQKLLQIEREHGRDRSHGIEKGPRTLDLDLLLYADTVMETPELTLPHPEMHRRRFVLEPLAAIAPEMRHPVLHRTVGQLLQELDTPAYTA; encoded by the coding sequence GTGCCTCTCGCCGCCATCGCATTGGGATCGAACCTGGGTGACCGCAAGGCCACTCTCGCGGACGCCGTTCATTCGCTGGCCTCTGTTGGCCGCGTAATCGCTGTCTCGCCGTGGATTGAGACAGAACCTGCGGGATACACCGATCAGCCCGAGTTCGTGAACGGCGCAACACTCATCGAAACAGAACTGCCACCTGAGCTCGTGCTGCAAAAGCTGCTACAAATCGAACGCGAACATGGCCGCGACCGCTCACATGGCATCGAAAAAGGCCCACGCACACTGGACCTGGATTTACTGCTGTATGCCGACACCGTTATGGAGACGCCAGAGCTGACACTGCCTCACCCAGAGATGCATCGCCGACGCTTTGTGCTGGAACCACTTGCGGCGATTGCGCCGGAAATGAGGCACCCCGTGCTGCACCGCACAGTCGGTCAGCTTCTGCAGGAACTGGACACGCCCGCGTATACTGCGTGA
- a CDS encoding helix-turn-helix transcriptional regulator, whose amino-acid sequence MAKKDKTEREETQHNTEERSMIAITRALADPTRLSVFRRIANKENSTCMDLRGCLEMNPATLSHHMRQLESAGLIETHRDGKFVRAEVRRKVWKNYLSYLKELA is encoded by the coding sequence ATGGCAAAGAAAGACAAGACAGAACGGGAAGAAACACAGCACAACACCGAAGAACGCAGCATGATCGCCATTACGCGCGCGCTTGCTGACCCCACACGTCTCTCCGTCTTTCGCCGCATTGCAAACAAGGAAAATTCCACTTGCATGGATCTGCGCGGATGCCTGGAGATGAATCCGGCAACGCTATCGCATCACATGCGCCAACTGGAATCCGCTGGGTTGATTGAGACACATCGCGATGGCAAGTTCGTCCGCGCAGAAGTGCGGCGCAAGGTCTGGAAAAACTACCTTTCCTATCTGAAAGAACTCGCCTGA